The Stigmatella aurantiaca DW4/3-1 genome contains the following window.
GAGGGGAGGCAGAGCCCTCCCCCGGGCCTGTCCCACGGGCGCTACCAGATCTTCACGCGCTGCTCGGGCGGCAGCCAGGCGCCGTCGCCCTCCTTCACGCCGAAGGCCTGCTGGAACTCCGGCATGTTCCGCACCACGCCGTTGACGCGGTACGGGCCCGGCGAGTGCGGGTCCGTCACCAGCATCTGCCGGAGGAACTCGTCCCGGAAGATCGAGCGCCAGATCTGCCCCCAGCCGAAGAAGAAGCGCTGGTCGCCCGTGAAGCCGTCGATAATGGGGGCCGGCTGGTCCTTCAGTGACAGCTTGTAGGCGCGCCAGGCCACCGTGAGGCCGCTCAGGTCTCCGATGTTCTCGCCCAGCGTCAGCTCGCCGTTGACCTTCATCGTGTCGATGGGATTGAACTGGCTGTACTGCGCCACCAGCATGCCCGTGCGCTGCTTGAAGGCCGCCTGGTCCTCGGCGGTCCACCAGTCGCGCAGGTTGCCGTCGCCGTCGGAGCGGCTGCCCTGGTCGTCGAAGCCATGGCTGATCTCGTGGCCGATGACGCCGCCGATGGCGCCATAGTTCACCGCGTCATCCGCGTCGGGGTTGAAGAACGGAGGCTGGAGGATGGCGGCCGGGAAGACGATCTCGTTGAGCGAGGAGTTGTAATAGGCGTTCACCGTCTGCGGCGTCATGCCCCACTCCTTGCGGTCGATGGGCTTGCCCAGCTTGTCCAGGTCCCTCTGGAACTCGAAGACGCTGGCGCGCCGCACGTTGCCCACCAGGTCTCCGGGGACAATCTCCAGCTTGGAGTAGTCCTTCCACTCGTCCGGGTAGCCGATCTTCACGGTGAACTTCGACAGCTTGTCCTGGGCCTGGGCCTTGGTGGTGGGGCTCATCCAGTCGAGCTGGTCGATGCCCTGCTTGAAGGCCTCGCGCAGGTTGGCCACCAGCAACTCCATGCGCTTCTTGGACTCGGGGCTGAAGTGGCGGGCGACGTAGAGCTGGCCAACCGCCTCGCCCATGCCCCCCTCCACTGTCTCCACACCGCGCTTCCAGCGCGGGCGGATCTCCTGCTGGCCCTGCAACGTCTTGCCCCGGAAGGCGAAATGGGTGTCCTCGAACGCCTGGGTCAGCAGCGGGGCGTACGCATCGAGCACCTTGTAGGTGAGGTACTGCCGGAGCACCGGCAGGGGCGTCGTCTTCAGCGTGGCCACCATGGCCTGGAAGAAGTCCGGCTGACGGACGATGACGGCGGGCGTCTTCTCCGCGCCCACGGCCTTCAGGTAGCGCGACCAGGAGAAGCCGGGGGTGAACTTCTCCAGCTCCGCCACGCTCTTGAGGTTGTAGGTGGCCTCGCGGTCGCGGTTGCGCGCCCGCTCCCAGCTCTTCTCGGCCAGCTTCGTCTCCAGCGCCAGGATGGCCTTGGCCGCGGCGGCGGCGTTCTTCTCCCCGCCGAGCGTGAGCAGCTTCTCCACGTAGGCCTGGTACGCGGTGCGCACCTCGGCGAAGCGGGGCTCCTGCTTGAAGTAGAAGTCGCGGTCCGGAAGGCCCAGGCCGCTCTGGGTGATGTAGGCGATGTAGCGCGTGGCGTCCTTGGCGTCCTGGCCCACGAACAGCGCCACCGGCGCCTGCACGCCCTCGCGGTTCAGCTTCCCGAACAGCTCGGGCAGCGCGTCCGCACTCTTCAGCTCGGCCACCTGCTTCAGATCCGCGCGGATCGGCTCCAGGCCCAGGGACTCGATGCGCTGGGTGTCCATGAAGCTCTGGTACAGGTCGCCCACCTTCTGCGCGTCGGAGCCGGGCTTCTTGTCTTGAGCGGCCGCGGCCTCCTCGATGATCTCCTTGAGGGCCGCCTCGCTCTTGTCGAGCAACTCGATGAAGGTGCCGTAACGCGCCCGGTCGGCGGGAATCTGCGTGTTCTGGAGCCAGCCGCCGTTGACGTACTGGTAGAAGTCATCCTGGGGCCGCACGCGGGTATCGAAGTTTTTCGCCTCCACGCCACTGGGCTTGCTGGCCGAAGTGGCGGACGCCTCCGGCGCGGAGGCGGGGGGAGGAGGGGGAGGAGGGTTTTGCGGCGAGGTGGCGCAGCCCGCGAGGAGCAGGGCACTGAGCGCACCAGGGGCCCAGAAGACGCGGGCAAGAGGCTTGAAGCTCATGGGACTCCAGGAAAGGAGGGGGGGATTGGGGTGTTACTGAATCCGGTGGCGGATCGTCCACACCGGGTGCGCCGCGAACAGAGCATTCTGGGGTCTATTTCCAAGCATCATTTCGGGATGCTCAGAATCGGCGCAGGGAGGACCAGGCAAAGGGCTTCCAGAAGGGCGTGGCCACCTCCGGGTCTTCCAGGGAGAACCAGGGCCCCTGTCTTCCAGGAGAGAGGACGTGAAAGTCCTGGGCGGGGATGAAGCCCTGGCCGAGAAGCGCCATCCGCCGGCCTTTGACATCGTGCGCCACGTCCAGCACGAGCACGGCGTGGCCAGGGTTGCCGCCCGCCACGAAGAAGTCACCGGGCCGCACGTCCTCGCGCCCCGGGTGGTTCTTCTCCGCCTGGAGCGACAGCGTCCCCGCGTAGGTGAAGACCAGGTCCAGATAGGCGCGGAACGTGGGGCGCGTCTTGGAGGCGGGGCCCTTGGGCTCCCACGCCACCTTCGAGCCGGAGATGCGCGGGCGATTCCCCGCGGCGTACTGCGACCAGGAGGCCAAGTGGCCGCTGGTGAAGCGGTAGGCAATGCGCTCCTTCTGGTTCGTGGCCCACTGCCACTCGGCATGGAGCCGGATGATGGAGTCAGCGCATTGCTGGAGGTTGGCGGTGCCGATGTCCAGCTCGGCCACCGCCGCCAGCCGCCTGTCCTCTCCCGCGAGGATGTCGCCTCCCTGGGAGTCCCGCACGGGTGTGCCCGGGGGACGCAGCGGCAGCCCCCGCAACCAGGCCGCGAAGGTTCCTGGCTCCACCGCCACGCGCGTGTAACCGGCCGGGGGGGGGAAGGCGGCCTCCAGGGGGCGCACGGAGACAGAAGGGGAGAGCCAGGGGTAGCGCGCCAACTCCTCCCGGGTGGGTGGGTGGGACTCCGCTTCCGCGCGGGGCGAGAGCAGCACAGCACCAAGCAGGAGGCAGTACAGGGCGAGCCGGTTCATGGGGCAGGGGTCTCCAAGCGCCAGATAGTGGAAAGGAAGGCGGGACCCGCTGCCCCGCGGCCAGAGGGCGCGGTAGCCTGGGCCCATGTCCCAGAGTCTGCTGGTCGTCCACGTCCATGTCCACGTGAAGCCCGAGCACGTGGACGCCTTCCGGGAGGCCACGTTGGCCAATGCCCGGCAGAGCGTGAAGGAGCCGGGCATCGCGCGCTTCGACGTCATCCAGGACACCGAGGACCGGACGCGCTTCGTGCTCGTGGAGGTGTACCGGACGGCGCAGGCCCCGGCCGCGCACAAGGAAACGGCGCACTATCAGGTGTGGCGAGACCTCGTGGCGCCGATGATGGCCGAGCCGCGCACGAGCAAGAAGTACCTCAATTGCTTTCCAGACGATGCGGGGTGGTGAGGTGAGCGGCCTGGGATTCGAGTTTGCCACCGCGACGCGCATTCTGTTTGGCGCGGGCCGCATGGCCGAGGCGCCCGAGGTGATCCGCTCGCTGGCCGGGGGCCGGATTCTGATCGTCACCGGGAGCACGCCCTCGCGCGCGGCGCCCTTGCGCGAGGGGCTGGACCGGCTCGGGCTGTCCACGGTCGTCTTCCGGGTCGAGGGAGAGCCCACGCTGGAGCTGGTGCGCGAGGGCACCGCCACGGCCATCGCCGCGGGTTGTGACGGGGTGGTGGCGTTGGGCGGCGGGAGCGTGCTGGACGCGGGCAAGGCCATCGCGGCCCTGGCGGCCAATGGCGGGGACCCGCTCGATTACCTGGAGGTGATTGGCCGGGGACGGCCGTTGACGCAGCCGTCCGTGCCCCTGGTGGCCATTCCCACCACGGCGGGCACGGGCTCGGAGGTCACCCGCAACGCGGTGCTGGGCTCAAAGGAAGCGCGGGTGAAGGCGAGCTTGCGCAGCCCCCTCATGCTGCCCCGGGTCGCGCTGGTGGATCCGGACCTGCTCGCGGGCGCGCCCAACGCGGTGCTGTCTTCCAGTGGGTTGGACGCACTCTCTCAGCTCATCGAGCCGTTCGTCTGCTCGCGCGCCAACCCGCTCACGGACGCGCTGGCCCGCGAGGGCATCCGCCGCTCGGCGCGCTCCCTGCGCCGCGCGGTGCTGGAGGAACTCGGTGCGCCGGAGCGGGAGGATCTGGCGCTGGCCAGTCTCTTTGGCGGCTTGTGCCTGGCCAACGCGGGGCTCGGGGCGGTGCACGGCTTCGCGGCCCCGGTGGGGGGCATGTTCCATGCGCCCCATGGCGCGGTGTGTGCGTCGCTGTTGCCGGCCACGTTGGAGGTGAACCTGCGGGCGTTGCGCTCCCGGGCCCCCTCGCACCCGGCGGTCTCCCGCTTCCAGGAGGTGGCGGCGTTGCTCACTGGGCGGACGGAGGCCTCGGCGGAGGAGGGCATCGCGTGGGTGAGGGAGCTCTGCCAGGCGTTGAGCGTGCCGGGCCTGGGCCACTATGGCCTGACGCAGGCAGAGGTGCCCCTGTTGGTGGAGAAAGCCCGTGCGGCGAGCAGCATGAAGGCCAACCCGCTGGTCCTCACGGATGAGGAACTGTCCGAGATCGCCCTCCGCTCCCTGTAAGCGTGGGCGGGCGCTACTGCCGGCCGCGCTTCCCGTTCGCCCAGTCCTCATAGACATTGAAGGACTTCATCTGCTCCCGGAGGTTGGTGGAGCCGATGAGCGCATCCACCTGGGCGCGGGACTGCCGCGGCAGCTTCTCGTCCATCTGGGCAAAGCCCCAGGCGAGCGCCGCGACGGTGGCCGCGTTGAGCCGGAGCTGGAGCGGGTCGCACTTGTCCAGCTCATCCGAGCGGGCGTGGTAGTTGGGGCCGTAGAGGGCAGGCTCCTGGTTGGCCACCAGGTTGGCCACGCCCTGGAGCATGAAGTCGAAGTTGTCCGTGCCGACGATCGGCTCATCCACCTGCGTGAAGGGGCCGAGTCCCTTCACCGGCTCCAGGGCCCGGTCCACCAGGGCGGGGAGTTCGGGACGGCCTCCGGTGAAGAAGCCCGTGATGCGCCCGCAGCCGATGTCGAACGAGGCCGCCACGGTGTGCCGGTCCAGCTCGGACGCATGCGTCTTCGTGTAGCCCCAGGAGCCATACATCCCCTGCTCCTCGCCGTTCCACAGCGCGAAGCGGAGGGTGCGCGCGGGCTTGAGCCCCAGCCGGCGCATCTGCCGCGCCACATCGATGAGCAGGGCCACGTTGGCGCCGTTGTCCAGGGCCCCCGTGCCCAGGTCCCACGAGTCCAGGTGAGCGCCCATCACCACGACCTCGTCGGGGCGCGTGGTGCCGCGAATCTCGCCGATGACGTTGTGGCTCTCGTAGGCAGGGCCCGATTGGAGCTCGATCTCGGCGGTCAGGGTCAGCGCCGCGCCGCCGCGCAACAGCCGCATCGCGCGCAGGGCGCCATCCCGCTCCATGACGAGCATGGGCCGCGTGTTGCGCTCCCCCACGGACACGTTGTGCCGGTAGAGCTGATTGCCGGGACGTGAGCCCATGTAGACCACGCCCTGGGCCCCCGCGGCGAAGGCCCGCTGCTCGATGTCCGCGGCCTCCGCGTATTCGCGGAACAGATCATCGATGTTCTTCAACTCCTGTGTCTCCACGAGCAGGAACGCCCCCTGGGCCCGCGCACCGAGTGACAGGAAGTCCTTCTCGGAGCCGTGGCCCGCGTCCCGCAGGGGCGCTGCCAGTCCACCCGGTGGGGTCGCGGTGGAGAAGGGCATGGCCGCCACCCGGGGGGAGAAGCGGACATCGGCTCCGCTCACGGTGGCGCGCGCGGAGCGCTCCAGCCACAAGGCTGGCAGGGTGAAAGACTCCTTGCGGGCGGGGATCCCCGCCTCGCGGAAGCGCGCGAGGGCCCACTCCACCGAGCGCAGGTTGGCGGGGGAGCCCGTGGCCCTTCCGCCGATCTCGTCGGTCAGGGACTGCAAATCCCGCAGCAGGGGGGTGTCCCCGAGAAAGGTGGCCACCAGGCGCTCTGCGTCGGCTTGCGCGGAAGGCTTTCCTGGGGCGGGAGCGGGGGCCATGGCCAGGGAGAGGCCGAGGACGAGGGACATCAGGGGGGAGGGCACGAACGCGGATCCTCAGGAACGGTAGCGGCGCCGCAGCTCGTCGATGGAGAGGCCACTCCACTCGGAGAGCTGCCGCACGGCATCCCGGGCGTGAATGAAGTACAGCGTGTCTCCGGCAAACACGGAGAGGAACACCCGTCCACACCCCGGCAGCTTCGCGCCCTTGGCTTCGAGGTACTCCACCAGACGCGGCAGGAGGCGCTCGAGCAAGTAGGGGCGGATGTTTCCATCCGGGAGCATGAACTCGTAGCTGATGGCCTCGGCGAACTCCCCGTCCTGCTCCTGCCGGGTCCGGGAGATGGCGACGTTGGCCTCGTTGGAGGGGGCCTTGGAGAAGGCGAGGCCCAGGAAGGTGTCGGTGTCGCTCATGCGACACACTCCTCCTGAGGTGACAGGACGCGCAACTCTTCCACCTCGGCCTTCAGCAGCCAGTCGTCGGGGAAGCTGGCGGCGGCCCGGGAGATCTGCTCCAGCCGCCCAGGCAGGACCTGGTGGGATTCGCGCATGGCGCGGACCTCACGGTAGAGCGTGGCCAGCGCCGGGTGCAGGGCATCGGCCTTGCGGGCGCGTGCCTGGACTTCCCCCTCGCCCTCGGTAAAGGAGTCCATCTCTCCGAACCACCGGTCCCAGGCGCCGGGATCCGCGGGGCCTCCCGCCACCGAGGGCAGCCCCGTGCCGAGGAACAGCCGCGCCACCGAGGGCAGCTCCAGCGGCCGGCCGCCCAGCGACCCGCGCAGGCGGAGCACCTCGCCCTCGCCGCCGGCGAAGCCCTCCAACCGCAAGCCGCTGGCCAACTCGAGCTGGAACGGCCCCTGTTCCGGCAACTTCCCCTCGCCAAAGGCGACCAGGGTGAGGCTCTGCCAGGGCTTGCCGAGGGACTTCCCGTTCTGGGAGAGCATGAGGGGACCCGCGAGGGACACCAGGGCCGTGGAGAGCCCTTCCGCCACGGGCCGCGTGCCCGGCAGCAACTCCACCACGCGGCCTGTGATTTCGCGCCCATCCGAGAGCACGAGGTGATTCACCGTGCGGGCGCGCTGGGCCTCTTGCAAGCCGTAGTCTCCGCCCCGCTTCCACGACAGGGT
Protein-coding sequences here:
- a CDS encoding M13 family metallopeptidase: MSFKPLARVFWAPGALSALLLAGCATSPQNPPPPPPPASAPEASATSASKPSGVEAKNFDTRVRPQDDFYQYVNGGWLQNTQIPADRARYGTFIELLDKSEAALKEIIEEAAAAQDKKPGSDAQKVGDLYQSFMDTQRIESLGLEPIRADLKQVAELKSADALPELFGKLNREGVQAPVALFVGQDAKDATRYIAYITQSGLGLPDRDFYFKQEPRFAEVRTAYQAYVEKLLTLGGEKNAAAAAKAILALETKLAEKSWERARNRDREATYNLKSVAELEKFTPGFSWSRYLKAVGAEKTPAVIVRQPDFFQAMVATLKTTPLPVLRQYLTYKVLDAYAPLLTQAFEDTHFAFRGKTLQGQQEIRPRWKRGVETVEGGMGEAVGQLYVARHFSPESKKRMELLVANLREAFKQGIDQLDWMSPTTKAQAQDKLSKFTVKIGYPDEWKDYSKLEIVPGDLVGNVRRASVFEFQRDLDKLGKPIDRKEWGMTPQTVNAYYNSSLNEIVFPAAILQPPFFNPDADDAVNYGAIGGVIGHEISHGFDDQGSRSDGDGNLRDWWTAEDQAAFKQRTGMLVAQYSQFNPIDTMKVNGELTLGENIGDLSGLTVAWRAYKLSLKDQPAPIIDGFTGDQRFFFGWGQIWRSIFRDEFLRQMLVTDPHSPGPYRVNGVVRNMPEFQQAFGVKEGDGAWLPPEQRVKIW
- a CDS encoding DUF4846 domain-containing protein, with the translated sequence MNRLALYCLLLGAVLLSPRAEAESHPPTREELARYPWLSPSVSVRPLEAAFPPPAGYTRVAVEPGTFAAWLRGLPLRPPGTPVRDSQGGDILAGEDRRLAAVAELDIGTANLQQCADSIIRLHAEWQWATNQKERIAYRFTSGHLASWSQYAAGNRPRISGSKVAWEPKGPASKTRPTFRAYLDLVFTYAGTLSLQAEKNHPGREDVRPGDFFVAGGNPGHAVLVLDVAHDVKGRRMALLGQGFIPAQDFHVLSPGRQGPWFSLEDPEVATPFWKPFAWSSLRRF
- a CDS encoding putative quinol monooxygenase; translated protein: MSQSLLVVHVHVHVKPEHVDAFREATLANARQSVKEPGIARFDVIQDTEDRTRFVLVEVYRTAQAPAAHKETAHYQVWRDLVAPMMAEPRTSKKYLNCFPDDAGW
- a CDS encoding iron-containing alcohol dehydrogenase → MRGGEVSGLGFEFATATRILFGAGRMAEAPEVIRSLAGGRILIVTGSTPSRAAPLREGLDRLGLSTVVFRVEGEPTLELVREGTATAIAAGCDGVVALGGGSVLDAGKAIAALAANGGDPLDYLEVIGRGRPLTQPSVPLVAIPTTAGTGSEVTRNAVLGSKEARVKASLRSPLMLPRVALVDPDLLAGAPNAVLSSSGLDALSQLIEPFVCSRANPLTDALAREGIRRSARSLRRAVLEELGAPEREDLALASLFGGLCLANAGLGAVHGFAAPVGGMFHAPHGAVCASLLPATLEVNLRALRSRAPSHPAVSRFQEVAALLTGRTEASAEEGIAWVRELCQALSVPGLGHYGLTQAEVPLLVEKARAASSMKANPLVLTDEELSEIALRSL
- a CDS encoding M28 family peptidase, translating into MPSPLMSLVLGLSLAMAPAPAPGKPSAQADAERLVATFLGDTPLLRDLQSLTDEIGGRATGSPANLRSVEWALARFREAGIPARKESFTLPALWLERSARATVSGADVRFSPRVAAMPFSTATPPGGLAAPLRDAGHGSEKDFLSLGARAQGAFLLVETQELKNIDDLFREYAEAADIEQRAFAAGAQGVVYMGSRPGNQLYRHNVSVGERNTRPMLVMERDGALRAMRLLRGGAALTLTAEIELQSGPAYESHNVIGEIRGTTRPDEVVVMGAHLDSWDLGTGALDNGANVALLIDVARQMRRLGLKPARTLRFALWNGEEQGMYGSWGYTKTHASELDRHTVAASFDIGCGRITGFFTGGRPELPALVDRALEPVKGLGPFTQVDEPIVGTDNFDFMLQGVANLVANQEPALYGPNYHARSDELDKCDPLQLRLNAATVAALAWGFAQMDEKLPRQSRAQVDALIGSTNLREQMKSFNVYEDWANGKRGRQ
- a CDS encoding STAUR_1299 family protein; the encoded protein is MSDTDTFLGLAFSKAPSNEANVAISRTRQEQDGEFAEAISYEFMLPDGNIRPYLLERLLPRLVEYLEAKGAKLPGCGRVFLSVFAGDTLYFIHARDAVRQLSEWSGLSIDELRRRYRS